One part of the Solanum dulcamara chromosome 3, daSolDulc1.2, whole genome shotgun sequence genome encodes these proteins:
- the LOC129881416 gene encoding uncharacterized protein LOC129881416 isoform X1 — MLLPENCSALSAALSIYAAAPDLSAERALALEKLKENLPLFSLTLRRAKKDQAEYYKKAAKKVHLIDELRKEQELYTDFKDCNNKLEYKISNLETTLKDAKIQRDAILEQKLNLVRMCFQKSSALDEMEAEFRFLKEMKELADSDAARLEASLRDFKSKIIE; from the coding sequence ATGCTTCTACCAGAAAACTGTTCAGCATTAAGTGCAGCACTATCAATATATGCTGCAGCACCGGATTTATCAGCTGAGAGAGCGCTTGCCTTGGAGAAACTCAAAGAGAACCTTCCGCTCTTTTCCTTGACTTTGCGTAGAGCTAAGAAGGACCAAGCGGAGTATTATAAGAAGGCTGCCAAGAAAGTGCACCTCATCGACGAGCTCAGAAAAGAGCAGGAACTCTATACTGACTTCAAAGACTGCAACAACAAACTTGAATACAAAATCAGCAATCTGGAGACAACTTTGAAGGATGCAAAGATACAAAGAGATGCAATCCTGGAGCAAAAACTGAATTTGGTGAGGATGTGCTTTCAGAAGTCTAGTGCGCTTGATGAAATGGAAGCTGAGTTTCGTTTCCTGAAGGAGATGAAGGAGCTAGCTGATTCGGATGCTGCTCGACTGGAAGCAAGCTTGAGAGACTTCAAGAGTAAGATAATTGAGTGA
- the LOC129881416 gene encoding uncharacterized protein LOC129881416 isoform X2: MKREYEGENILLQSLAQRDDPVQQMNSHEAGTLWKKGMTYSRKVLPKGTTSTIPSTSAFPTSSTPAIEDRSKAENQVASDDTPISTFDKDGVGGTSLANTRSKTSDVIEPPNCPVKFENLEDFFARVSGQIKRVQSLVFSADQSSPID; encoded by the exons ATGAAGAGGGAATATGAAG GGGAAAATATTCTGTTGCAATCTTTGGCACAGCGGGATGATCCCGTACAACAAATGAACTCGCATGAGGCAGGAACACTATGGAAG AAGGGGATGACTTACTCAAGAAAAGTGCTGCCAAAAGGCACAACTTCTACCATTCCTTCCACATCAGCCTTTCCTACAAGTTCTACTCCTGCTATTGAAGACAGGAGTAAAGCAGAGAACCAAGTTGCTTCTGATGATACACCAATCTCCACTTTTGACAAA GATGGTGTGGGAGGCACATCATTAGCTAATACCAGAAGCAAGACATCTGATGTTATTGAACCACCCAACTGCCCTGTGAAATTTGAAAATCTTGAAGACTTCTTTGCTCGAGTTAGTGGACAAATTAAACGAGTTCAATCTCTTGTTTTTTCTGCTGATCAATCTTCTCCCATAGATTAA